Proteins encoded in a region of the Onthophagus taurus isolate NC chromosome 10, IU_Otau_3.0, whole genome shotgun sequence genome:
- the LOC111421761 gene encoding dynein regulatory complex subunit 4, which translates to MPPKKDKKKPAIIIDGVDTTPMSREQLEVFAISIKEQNDREREERNFFQMERDKIRTFWEITRSELDEVKAKLRNKDRQIEEAAEANEEELRFFKQKVKHLQYEHQLDLTETKAEAMVSLKQALDDHTEQEKELLNDKRELKCNLREQEMNNLDQIKALKMQFSEDLHNAREDFLQQAKELEMKYEKRFQNLKEELAIKHRMEMSEVEERKNTQINDLTRNNESSFNDMKNYYNDITLNNLALISSLKDQMEVLRKQNERMSKQVTDLTHENKRLTEPLKQALLDVKEFKRQLVNYEKDKISLANTKIKLGQSQKELDDIRWHNEALELRFEKLQAEKDELHNRFVIGVLEVQQKTGLKNALLQKRIETLTNDAETKDAIIGELTTTKKLPSGLNAKFENILNKKNKTIADLQYELARVCKAHDDLVDTYEEKMVQYGIPKNELGFSPMRVLPEGQVATAKGPAGLVTKNP; encoded by the exons atg cCGCCTAAGAAAGACAAAAAGAAACCAGCCA TCATAATCGATGGAGTGGATACAACTCCGATGAGTCGAGAACAACTCGAAGTTTTCGCAATAAGCATAAAAGAGCAAAATGACCGCGAACGGGAGGAAAGAAATTTCTTCCAAATGGAACGGGATAAAATCCGCACATTTTGGGAAATCACCCGGAGCGAATTGGACGAGGTTAAAGCTAAATTACGCAACAAAGATCGCCAAATTGAAGAAGCAGCCGAAGCGAACGAGGAggaattaagattttttaagcaaaaagtgAAACATCTCCAATACGAGCACCAATTAGATCTAACAGAAACCAAAGCCGAAGCTATGGTTTCGTTAAAACAAGCTTTAGACGACCACACCGagcaagaaaaagaattaCTAAACGATAAGCGAGAATTAAAATGTAACCTAAGAGAGCAAGAGATGAATAATTTGGATCAAATCAAAGCGTTAAAGATGCAATTCAGCGAAGACCTCCACAACGCCCGAGAAGATTTTTTACAACAAGCCAAAGAACTCGAGATGAAATACGAAAAGAGGtttcaaaacttaaaagaaGAATTGGCGATAAAACATCGCATGGAAATGTCTGAAGTCGAGGAAAGAAAAAACACGCAAATTAACGATTTAACGCGAAATAACGAGTCGTCTTTCAAcgatatgaaaaattattacaacgATATCACCTTAAATAATCTAGCCTTAATAAGCAGCTTAAAAGATCAAATGGAAGTTTTAAGGAAACAAAACGAAAGGATGTCAAAACAAGTCACCGATTTAACGCACGAAAATAAACGATTAACCGAACCGTTAAAACAAGCTTTACTCGatgttaaagaatttaaacgACAATTAGTTAATTAcgagaaagataaaatttctttagct aacacaaaaattaaattgggaCAATCCCAAAAGGAACTCGACGATATCCGTTGGCATAACGAAGCTTTAGAACTGCGTTTTGAAAAGTTGCAAGCCGAAAAAGATGAGCTTCATAACCGATTTGTTATCGGAGTCTTAGAAGTGCAACAAAAAACTGGACTAAAAAATGCTCTCCTACAGAAACGAATCGAAACTTTAACCAATGACGCGGAAACTAAAGATGCAATAATCGGGGAATTAACAACGACCAAGAAATTACCATCGGGGTTAAATGCTAAGTTTGAg aatatattgaataaaaagaataagacGATTGCTGATTTGCAATATGAATTGGCGAGGGTTTGTAAGGCTCACGATGATTTGGTTGATACTTATGAAGAGAAAATGGTGCAATATGGAATCCCGAAGAATGAGCTTGGATTTAGTCCGATGAGGGTTTTGCCCGAAGGGCAAGTTGCTACTGCTAAAGGACCGGCTGGATTGGTTACGAAGAATccttaa